In Haloplanus rubicundus, one DNA window encodes the following:
- a CDS encoding zinc metalloprotease, with translation MATRTLALACLLVLAGCTTPLDPTAGTPTAVPADGPVSTAGTTPTASTPTDRPPTATPSANPWGDEPIVVAVRNEGSRDRDFAALVREATAFWEEGSRYLGFDVEYEVRPDAEDPDLIVAFTDEIPDCGDVSDAVGCAPLLTDSRQVDRPETAWVKTDLSDESTVLVTEHELGHTLGLTHDDPPRDVMRARSVLYTEPQPNATERAFPWADADFTVRVDAANASDPAGARSQVDHALTYYEDDPPGMPTNLTFERTDADAEVLIRFGPTADCRASSGSCIGTYGTDPDGDGAIETYTRVEITLVGLDTEAVGWHVGYWLAHAFGAEEDEEKPPPFRDASGRDRRSAWWA, from the coding sequence ATGGCGACCCGCACGCTCGCCCTCGCCTGCCTCCTGGTTCTCGCGGGCTGTACGACGCCGCTCGATCCGACGGCGGGGACGCCGACGGCGGTGCCGGCCGACGGCCCAGTGTCGACGGCCGGGACGACGCCGACGGCCTCGACGCCGACCGACCGTCCCCCGACCGCGACGCCGAGCGCGAACCCGTGGGGGGACGAGCCTATCGTCGTCGCCGTCCGGAACGAGGGGTCGCGTGACCGCGACTTCGCCGCCCTCGTCCGTGAGGCGACGGCCTTCTGGGAGGAGGGATCACGGTATCTCGGCTTCGACGTCGAGTACGAGGTGCGCCCGGACGCCGAGGACCCCGACCTGATCGTCGCGTTCACCGACGAGATACCGGACTGCGGCGACGTGAGCGACGCGGTGGGGTGTGCGCCCCTGCTCACGGACTCGCGGCAGGTCGACCGCCCGGAGACGGCGTGGGTAAAGACCGACCTCTCCGACGAGTCGACGGTGCTCGTGACCGAACACGAACTCGGGCACACGCTGGGGTTGACCCACGACGACCCGCCGCGGGACGTGATGCGGGCGCGGTCGGTGCTCTACACCGAACCACAGCCGAACGCGACGGAGCGGGCGTTCCCGTGGGCCGACGCGGACTTCACGGTACGCGTCGACGCGGCGAACGCGTCCGACCCCGCGGGAGCGCGGTCACAGGTCGACCACGCGCTGACGTACTACGAGGACGACCCGCCGGGGATGCCGACGAACCTGACCTTCGAGCGTACTGACGCGGACGCGGAGGTACTGATCCGGTTCGGGCCGACGGCGGACTGCCGGGCGTCGAGCGGGTCCTGCATCGGCACGTACGGCACCGATCCGGACGGCGACGGCGCCATCGAGACGTACACACGGGTCGAAATCACGCTCGTCGGTCTCGACACCGAGGCGGTGGGCTGGCACGTCGGGTACTGGCTGGCCCACGCCTTTGGAGCCGAGGAGGACGAAGAAAAGCCGCCGCCGTTCCGCGACGCGAGCGGGCGCGACCGACGGAGCGCGTGGTGGGCGTAG
- a CDS encoding aspartate/glutamate racemase family protein yields MAYRFVRARPRVDRMPELRERLDDGDIAEMEPFGRAMTRSLTDAKFDPKTGEAVWVEEDYCSPPLAMERAVLEEYFDSVTVVEENVDEAAGWARIDDLPSLWERVPSGA; encoded by the coding sequence ATGGCGTACCGATTCGTACGGGCGCGGCCGAGGGTCGACCGGATGCCCGAGTTACGCGAGCGACTCGACGACGGCGACATCGCCGAGATGGAGCCGTTCGGTCGGGCGATGACGCGGTCGCTGACCGACGCCAAGTTCGACCCGAAGACCGGCGAGGCCGTGTGGGTCGAGGAGGACTACTGTTCGCCGCCGCTGGCGATGGAGCGTGCGGTCCTCGAGGAATACTTCGACTCCGTGACCGTCGTCGAGGAGAACGTCGACGAGGCGGCCGGGTGGGCACGCATCGACGACCTGCCGTCGCTGTGGGAACGCGTCCCGAGCGGCGCGTAG
- a CDS encoding OsmC family protein, translated as MSLIDTTLRERLDRRIEGLRDAREIKPGHPSVETETLSNYHARAHADGFTFDADEPVSKVGGTGTAPRPLRYFLAGFAFCLQAQYVRNAIRMGIELDELAVDVESEIDRRGGLGFRDEPADFESIAYTTTLRTDAPDSDVRELVETAESCCYVHGTLSQAVDLDGTTVVNGTPLDR; from the coding sequence ATGTCACTGATCGACACGACGCTTCGGGAGCGACTCGACCGCCGCATCGAGGGCCTTCGGGACGCCCGCGAGATCAAGCCGGGGCACCCGAGCGTCGAGACGGAGACACTCAGCAACTACCACGCTCGGGCGCACGCGGACGGGTTCACTTTCGACGCCGACGAACCCGTCTCGAAGGTGGGCGGCACCGGGACCGCCCCACGCCCGCTTCGGTACTTCCTCGCCGGCTTCGCCTTCTGTCTGCAGGCTCAGTACGTCCGCAACGCCATCCGGATGGGGATCGAACTCGACGAACTCGCCGTCGACGTGGAGAGCGAAATCGACCGGCGGGGTGGCCTCGGCTTCCGCGACGAGCCGGCCGACTTCGAGTCCATCGCGTACACGACGACCCTGCGGACCGACGCCCCCGACTCCGACGTGCGCGAGTTGGTCGAGACGGCCGAGTCCTGCTGTTACGTCCACGGTACGCTCTCGCAGGCGGTCGATCTGGACGGAACGACGGTGGTGAACGGCACCCCGCTCGACCGCTAA
- a CDS encoding DUF7839 domain-containing protein, giving the protein MAENADEGVLRSKRSATRYQILVGIAERQPAVSQREIADDIGITAQAVSDYLQGLIEEGYVRSPGRGRYEVTKEGVDWLIGRTDELHEFVTHVSEDVIGQVEIETAIATADVAEGDAVSLSMRDGVLRATPGTAGSTTAVAVTAAEAGRDVGVTDFEGVLDYDLGRVTAVSIPRVQDGGSVAVASETLLAHADDCDLVATAGTEALVAARAAGLDPDVRFGTPQAVNEAAVRGLDVLLLAVADELSTHLDRLREGTISYEVVDTAE; this is encoded by the coding sequence ATGGCAGAGAACGCCGACGAGGGCGTCCTCCGGAGCAAGCGCTCGGCGACCCGGTATCAGATTCTGGTGGGGATCGCGGAGCGCCAACCGGCAGTCAGTCAGCGGGAGATCGCCGACGACATCGGCATCACGGCACAGGCAGTGAGCGACTACCTGCAGGGGCTGATCGAGGAGGGGTACGTCCGGAGTCCCGGCCGTGGGCGCTACGAGGTGACCAAAGAGGGGGTGGACTGGCTCATCGGCCGGACGGACGAACTCCACGAGTTCGTGACCCACGTCTCGGAGGACGTGATCGGGCAGGTGGAGATCGAGACGGCTATCGCCACCGCCGACGTCGCCGAGGGCGACGCCGTCTCGCTGTCGATGCGCGACGGCGTCCTCCGGGCGACCCCCGGCACCGCGGGGAGCACAACTGCGGTTGCGGTCACGGCCGCCGAGGCGGGGCGCGACGTGGGCGTCACCGACTTCGAGGGCGTCCTCGACTACGATCTGGGCCGGGTGACCGCCGTCTCGATTCCGCGGGTGCAGGACGGCGGCAGCGTCGCCGTGGCGAGCGAGACGCTCCTCGCTCACGCCGACGACTGCGACCTGGTGGCGACGGCGGGAACCGAGGCGCTAGTGGCCGCGCGGGCGGCCGGCCTCGACCCCGACGTGCGCTTCGGCACGCCGCAGGCGGTGAACGAGGCGGCGGTCCGGGGACTCGACGTCCTCCTCCTCGCCGTCGCGGACGAACTCTCGACGCATCTGGACCGTCTCCGCGAGGGGACGATCAGCTACGAAGTCGTCGACACTGCGGAGTGA
- a CDS encoding MBL fold metallo-hydrolase produces MDVRFLGGAREVGRSAILVNDRLLLDYGTLTGNPPQFPVAAPDPEAVVVSHGHLDHVGSIPSLLSGDRRPPIHWTPPTRELALTLARDTLKLHGGTYDCPFTEEEVRRVTQVSETHGYRETFTAAGHEITFYNAGHIPGSAHVLVDDGETRLLYTGDFHLDDASAADHPGGQRLVAGTTARPDADVVVCESTYSDVEHGDRAELEERFAESVRTTLWEGGTVVVPAFAIGRTQELLLVCEAYDIPCYVDGMGKRVTEMLRRHPEFVRDADALGRAKSHARFVTGRDGQRRRIADQNVAIVTTSGMLSGGPAMTYIPEVRDHPVNKITLTGYQVEGTPGRDLLDTGSAELDGRVMPVAARVESYDFSAHADADGLRTFLDSYRDATVLVNHGDRCVAFADDLTADGYRAVAPAVGETVSVGPATLERQA; encoded by the coding sequence ATGGACGTTCGGTTTCTCGGCGGCGCCCGCGAGGTCGGCCGGAGCGCCATCCTCGTCAACGACCGCCTCCTCCTCGATTACGGCACGCTGACCGGGAACCCGCCGCAGTTCCCGGTGGCGGCACCAGACCCCGAGGCGGTCGTCGTCAGCCACGGGCACCTCGATCACGTCGGCTCCATTCCGTCCTTGCTCTCCGGCGACCGCCGCCCGCCGATCCACTGGACGCCGCCGACCCGCGAACTGGCGCTGACGCTCGCCCGCGACACGCTCAAACTCCACGGGGGCACGTACGACTGCCCGTTCACCGAGGAGGAGGTGCGCCGCGTCACGCAGGTGTCGGAGACCCACGGCTACCGCGAGACGTTCACGGCCGCGGGTCACGAAATCACCTTCTACAACGCCGGCCACATTCCCGGGAGCGCGCACGTCCTCGTCGACGACGGCGAGACGCGCCTGCTGTATACGGGCGATTTCCACCTCGACGACGCGTCCGCGGCCGACCACCCCGGCGGTCAGCGACTCGTCGCGGGAACGACCGCCCGCCCCGACGCCGACGTCGTCGTCTGCGAGAGCACCTACTCGGACGTGGAACACGGGGACCGGGCGGAACTGGAGGAGCGCTTCGCCGAGAGCGTGCGGACGACCCTCTGGGAGGGCGGCACCGTCGTCGTCCCCGCCTTCGCCATCGGCCGCACGCAGGAGCTGCTTCTCGTCTGCGAGGCGTACGACATCCCGTGTTACGTCGACGGCATGGGCAAGCGGGTGACCGAGATGCTCCGCCGGCATCCGGAGTTCGTCCGCGACGCCGACGCGCTCGGCCGCGCGAAGTCACACGCCCGCTTCGTCACCGGACGGGACGGCCAGCGCCGACGGATCGCGGACCAGAACGTCGCCATCGTCACGACCAGCGGGATGCTCTCGGGTGGTCCCGCGATGACGTACATCCCCGAGGTGCGGGACCACCCCGTGAACAAGATCACCCTCACCGGCTACCAGGTGGAAGGGACGCCCGGGCGCGACCTGCTGGACACCGGCAGCGCCGAACTCGACGGTCGGGTGATGCCCGTCGCCGCACGGGTCGAATCCTACGACTTCTCCGCGCACGCCGACGCCGACGGACTCCGAACCTTCCTCGATTCCTACCGCGACGCGACGGTGCTCGTCAACCACGGCGACCGGTGTGTGGCCTTCGCCGACGACCTGACCGCCGACGGCTACCGGGCCGTCGCGCCGGCGGTCGGCGAGACGGTGTCGGTCGGCCCCGCGACGCTGGAGCGGCAGGCCTGA
- a CDS encoding S1C family serine protease, whose amino-acid sequence MEADSDGGYEAVYRAAMPSVTSIYVSYPDTNHGGGAGSGFVYDADGHLVTNQHVVGGASEVDLRFAEGDWRVGRVVGADAYTDLAVIRVDDLPAYATPLPVAERAPPPGRPVAALGNPLGLDGTISAGIVSGTNRSMPTGRGFAIPDTVQTDAPINPGNSGGPLVTLDGVVVGVNRATAGENIGFAVSPLLLRRVVPRLIADGHVSHPYMRVRTVDVSPTVAEANGLDEPRGVLVVDAWYGPAGTVLAPSDRTTRVRGREVPVGGDVIVGIEGTRIDSHEALVRYLITETEPGETVELRVVRGGRETSERVRLEARPDPDDGADGRRRRLRGR is encoded by the coding sequence ATGGAAGCGGACAGCGACGGAGGGTACGAAGCGGTGTATCGCGCGGCGATGCCGTCGGTGACGTCGATTTACGTCTCGTACCCCGACACGAACCACGGCGGCGGCGCCGGGTCGGGGTTCGTCTACGACGCCGACGGTCACCTCGTCACGAATCAACACGTCGTCGGGGGAGCGAGCGAGGTTGACCTCCGGTTCGCCGAGGGCGACTGGCGGGTCGGCCGCGTCGTCGGAGCCGACGCCTACACCGACCTCGCGGTGATCCGCGTCGACGACCTGCCGGCGTACGCGACGCCGCTCCCCGTCGCCGAACGGGCGCCGCCACCGGGCCGGCCGGTCGCCGCCCTCGGCAACCCCCTCGGCCTCGACGGGACGATTTCGGCCGGCATCGTCAGCGGGACGAACCGCTCGATGCCGACGGGCCGGGGCTTTGCCATCCCCGACACCGTCCAGACCGACGCGCCGATCAACCCCGGCAACAGTGGGGGACCGCTCGTCACCCTCGACGGCGTCGTCGTCGGCGTCAACCGCGCGACTGCGGGCGAGAACATCGGCTTCGCGGTGTCGCCGCTCCTGCTCCGACGGGTCGTCCCCCGGCTGATCGCGGACGGCCACGTCAGCCACCCCTACATGCGGGTCCGGACCGTCGACGTCTCGCCCACGGTGGCCGAGGCGAACGGCCTCGACGAGCCACGGGGCGTCCTCGTCGTCGACGCGTGGTACGGGCCGGCCGGCACCGTCCTCGCGCCCAGCGACCGGACGACGCGGGTCCGGGGTCGGGAGGTGCCCGTCGGCGGCGACGTCATAGTGGGGATCGAGGGGACGCGGATCGACTCCCACGAGGCGCTGGTCCGCTATCTCATCACCGAGACGGAGCCGGGCGAGACGGTCGAACTGCGGGTCGTCCGCGGCGGCCGTGAGACGAGCGAGCGCGTCCGACTGGAGGCGCGACCGGACCCCGACGACGGCGCGGACGGCCGCCGGCGACGGCTCCGGGGACGCTGA
- a CDS encoding alanyl-tRNA editing protein: MTELRYLPDDDDVTEFEATVVETADDYVILDGTHFYPGGGGQPADRGTLSWPGGEAAVVDARKNHGDVRHYVEDVTGGLPETGTTVTGRIDAERRDRLTRLHTAQHVVSRVVLDEYGAATVGNGLSVDGGWVEFEGDDVGDVAEIEHLTNAAIDHDLAVQKAERPRAAVEDAVPEGRAQLDLIPDHVDPMRVVEIEGFDVCPCGGTHVDALGEIGTVRITGSSTADGAVRIEFDVVA, from the coding sequence ATGACCGAACTCCGCTATCTCCCCGACGACGACGACGTGACCGAGTTCGAAGCGACGGTCGTCGAGACGGCCGACGACTACGTGATCCTCGACGGGACCCACTTCTACCCCGGCGGCGGCGGACAGCCGGCCGACCGCGGGACACTCTCGTGGCCCGGCGGCGAGGCGGCCGTCGTCGACGCCCGGAAGAACCACGGCGACGTGCGACACTACGTCGAGGACGTGACGGGGGGACTCCCCGAAACCGGGACGACCGTCACCGGCCGGATCGACGCCGAGCGCCGCGACCGCCTCACCCGCCTCCACACCGCCCAGCACGTCGTCTCGCGGGTCGTCCTCGACGAGTACGGGGCGGCGACGGTCGGCAACGGCCTGAGCGTCGACGGCGGGTGGGTCGAGTTCGAGGGCGACGACGTCGGCGACGTGGCCGAGATCGAACACCTGACGAACGCCGCTATCGACCACGACCTCGCAGTGCAGAAAGCCGAACGCCCCCGCGCGGCCGTCGAGGACGCGGTGCCGGAGGGGCGGGCACAGCTCGATCTGATCCCCGATCACGTCGATCCGATGCGCGTCGTCGAAATCGAGGGCTTCGACGTCTGTCCCTGCGGCGGCACGCACGTCGACGCCCTCGGCGAGATCGGAACCGTCCGGATCACGGGGTCGTCGACCGCGGACGGTGCCGTGCGGATCGAATTCGACGTGGTAGCCTAA
- a CDS encoding halocyanin domain-containing protein — protein MHDPSDWSRREFVTTALVGTGALAGCLARGEEPSATNEHADAACLDDWLADANGYEGVIERYGPDDTPTVTVGEYRGTHHEGAAFDPAGIRVPPGTTVRWEWSDHDDPANVVAVDGAFDSGGPVSAHGTTFSHTFEDRGTYRYVSEPSRDDGMYGAVVVADPPSSDYPAVDDWLADVNIYDGTVVDWRDYPSPVVTVGSAEGESEFTFSPPAARVSAGTTVRWVWTGGPHQISFEDADIGSAVETDPGVRFEHTFEEPGVYRYACAPHHSLGAKGALVVE, from the coding sequence ATGCACGATCCGTCCGATTGGTCCCGGCGCGAGTTCGTGACCACCGCCCTCGTCGGCACCGGCGCCCTCGCCGGCTGTCTGGCACGAGGTGAAGAACCCTCCGCGACGAACGAGCACGCGGACGCGGCCTGTCTCGACGACTGGCTGGCGGACGCGAACGGCTACGAGGGGGTGATCGAGCGCTACGGTCCCGACGACACGCCCACGGTGACGGTCGGCGAGTATCGCGGCACCCACCACGAGGGCGCGGCGTTCGATCCGGCAGGCATCCGCGTCCCGCCGGGAACGACCGTCCGGTGGGAGTGGAGCGACCACGACGACCCGGCGAACGTCGTCGCCGTCGACGGCGCGTTCGACAGCGGTGGCCCCGTCTCCGCCCACGGAACGACGTTCTCGCACACGTTCGAGGACCGCGGGACGTACCGGTACGTCTCGGAGCCGTCGCGGGACGACGGCATGTACGGCGCCGTCGTCGTCGCGGACCCGCCGTCGAGCGACTACCCGGCCGTCGACGACTGGCTGGCGGACGTGAACATCTACGACGGCACCGTCGTCGACTGGCGGGACTACCCCTCGCCCGTCGTCACCGTCGGCTCCGCCGAGGGCGAGAGCGAGTTCACCTTCTCGCCGCCCGCGGCCCGGGTGTCGGCGGGGACGACGGTCCGCTGGGTGTGGACCGGCGGCCCCCACCAGATTTCGTTCGAGGACGCCGACATCGGGAGCGCGGTGGAGACGGACCCCGGCGTGCGGTTCGAACACACGTTCGAGGAGCCGGGGGTCTACCGCTACGCCTGTGCGCCCCACCACTCGCTCGGCGCGAAGGGTGCCCTCGTGGTTGAGTAG
- a CDS encoding CopG family ribbon-helix-helix protein: MTVVSISMPEELVERIDAFADEHGYTGRSEVVREASRNLLGEFEDKRLEDRDLMAVVTVIFDYETTSVEERMMGLRHDYEGLVVANFHSHVGSHYCMELFVLEGQLETISTFVGKIRATKDTLSVDYSVMPVDEFGPFASPE; this comes from the coding sequence ATGACCGTCGTCAGTATCTCGATGCCCGAGGAGTTGGTCGAGCGAATCGATGCGTTCGCGGACGAACACGGCTACACCGGCCGGAGCGAAGTCGTCCGCGAGGCGTCGCGGAACCTGCTCGGCGAGTTCGAGGACAAACGACTGGAGGACCGCGACCTCATGGCCGTCGTCACCGTCATCTTCGACTACGAGACGACGAGCGTCGAGGAGCGGATGATGGGCCTCCGACACGACTACGAGGGGCTCGTCGTCGCCAACTTCCACAGCCACGTCGGCTCCCACTACTGCATGGAGCTGTTCGTCCTCGAAGGGCAGTTGGAGACAATCTCGACGTTCGTCGGCAAGATTCGGGCGACGAAAGACACCCTCAGCGTCGACTACTCGGTGATGCCGGTCGACGAGTTCGGGCCGTTCGCGTCGCCCGAGTAG
- a CDS encoding cysteine hydrolase family protein: protein MPYDPDSTAVVVVDMQNGFCHPDGSLYAPASEAAIDDVAALVDRAHDAGARVVYTRDVHPPEQFDDAHYYDEFERWGDHVLEGSWEARLVDELDVRPGDHVVEKHTYDAFHETELDGWLSARGIDDLLICGTLANVCVLHTAGSAGLRDYRPVLVADAIGYLEEDDHEYALAHADWLFGETTTRDAVDFLPTC from the coding sequence ATGCCGTACGATCCCGATTCCACGGCGGTCGTCGTCGTCGACATGCAGAACGGGTTCTGTCACCCCGACGGGAGCCTCTACGCCCCCGCGAGCGAGGCGGCCATCGACGACGTGGCAGCGCTCGTCGATCGCGCTCACGACGCGGGCGCCCGCGTCGTCTACACCCGCGACGTGCATCCCCCCGAACAGTTCGACGACGCCCACTACTACGACGAGTTCGAGCGCTGGGGCGACCACGTCCTCGAAGGCTCGTGGGAAGCCCGACTCGTCGACGAACTCGACGTACGTCCCGGCGACCACGTCGTCGAGAAACACACCTACGACGCCTTCCACGAGACGGAACTCGACGGCTGGCTCTCGGCGAGGGGTATCGACGACCTGCTCATCTGTGGCACCCTCGCCAACGTCTGTGTCCTCCACACGGCCGGCAGCGCCGGTCTCCGGGACTATCGGCCCGTCCTCGTCGCGGACGCCATCGGCTATCTCGAAGAGGACGACCACGAGTACGCCCTCGCCCACGCCGACTGGCTGTTCGGCGAGACGACGACCCGCGACGCCGTCGACTTCCTGCCGACCTGCTGA